From a region of the Odocoileus virginianus isolate 20LAN1187 ecotype Illinois chromosome 1, Ovbor_1.2, whole genome shotgun sequence genome:
- the LOC110148990 gene encoding olfactory receptor 2A14-like: MGGNQTWITEVTLLGFQVDSALEFFLFGLFSLFYTLTLLGNGVILGLICLDSRLHTPMYFFLSHLAIIDISYASNNVPKMLANLVSQKRTMSFVPCIMQTFLYLAFAHTECLILVVMSYDRYVAICHPLHYTFIMSWRVCSVSAIASWVLSFLLALIHLVLFLRLPFCRPHEINHFFCEILSVLKLACADTRLNQAVIFAASVLVLVGPLGLVLLSYARILAAILRTRSGEGRGKAFSTCSSHLCVVGLFFGSAIVMYMAPKSRHPEEQQKILSLFYSLFNPMLNPLIYSLRNKEVKGALRRVLWKDRLM, from the coding sequence ATGGGAGGCAACCAGACATGGATCACAGAAGTCACCCTCCTGGGATTCCAGGTCGATTCAGCACTGGAGTTTTTCCTCTttggtcttttctctctcttctacacCCTCACCCTTCTGGGGAATGGAGTCATCCTGGGGCTTATCTGCTTAGACTCAAGActtcacacccccatgtacttcttcctctcacACTTGGCCATCATCGACATATCCTATGCCTCCAACAATGTTCCCAAGATGCTGGCAAATCTTGTGAGTCAGAAAAGAACCATGTCCTTTGTTCCCTGCATTATGCAGACATTTCTATATCTGGCTTTTGCTCACACAGAGTGCCTGATTTTGGTGGTGATGTCCTATGACCGGTAcgtggccatctgccaccccctgCATTACACTTTCATCATGAGCTGGAGAGTGTGCTCTGTCTCGGCCATCGCATCCTGGGTCTTAAGCTTCCTCTTGGCTCTGATCCACTTAGTTCTCTTTCTGAGGCTGCCCTTCTGTAGGCCTCACGAAATCAACCACTTCTTCTGTGAAATCCTGTCTGTCCTCAAGCTGGCCTGTGCTGACACCAGGCTCAACCAAGCGGTCATCTTTGCTGCTTCCGTGTTGGTCTTGGTCGGGCCCCTCGGCCTGGTGCTGCTCTCCTACGCGCGCATCCTGGCCGCCATCCTGAGGACCCGGTCAGGTGAGGGCCGCGGaaaggccttctccacctgctcctcccacctctgCGTGGTCGGGCTCTTCTTTGGCAGTGCCATCGTCATGTACATGGCCCCCAAGTCCCGCCACCCTGAGGAGCAGCAGAAGATCCTTTCCCTGTTTTACAGTCTTTTCAACCCCATGCTGAACCCGCTgatctacagcctgaggaacaaaGAGGTCAAGGGTGCCCTGAGGAGAGTGCTGTGGAAGGACAGGCTAATGTGA